In Salvelinus namaycush isolate Seneca chromosome 36, SaNama_1.0, whole genome shotgun sequence, one DNA window encodes the following:
- the LOC120030352 gene encoding erythropoietin-like isoform X2, with the protein MELSPRLFTLLLMLLEWTRPGLPSPLRPICDLRVLKHFIEEARDAQAAMLTCKEGCGLPEPVTVPQTKVDFSVWERKNALEQAHEVQSGLWLLNQAIGSLRASVTNTALHSHIDNSLINIFRIGKVLRSLNIQECTPPAGEVSRGEETWRVSSASELLQVHVNFLRGKLQLLLSNAPVCH; encoded by the exons ATGGAGTTGTCACCCA gactctTTACGTTGCTGCTGATGCTGTTGGAGTGGACCAGACCAGGCCTACCGTCCCCCCTGCGGCCGATCTGTGACCTGCGGGTCCTAAAACACTTTATTGAAGAGGCCAGAGATGCCCAAGCAGCCATG CTGACTTGTAAAGAAGGATGTGGTCTTCCAGAGCCCGTCACTGTTCCCCAAACCAAAGTAGACTTCAGCGTCTGGGAGAGGAAAAAT GCACTGGAGCAAGCTCATGAGGTACAGTCTGGCCTGTGGCTGTTAAACCAGGCCATTGGCTCGCTACGAGCCTCCGTCACCAACACAGCGCTGCACAGCCACATAGACAACAGCCTCATAAACATCTTCAGAATAGGAAAGGTGCTGCGCAGCCTCAACATCCAG GAGTGCACCCCTCCAGCAGGAGAAGTgtctagaggagaggagacatggcGGGTGTCGTCTGCTTCAGAGCTGCTCCAGGTCCACGTCAACTTCCTGCGAGGCAAGCTGCAGCTCTTGCTGTCCAACGCGCCCGTCTGCCACTAG
- the LOC120030352 gene encoding erythropoietin-like isoform X1 — translation MFHNSSRGLFTLLLMLLEWTRPGLPSPLRPICDLRVLKHFIEEARDAQAAMLTCKEGCGLPEPVTVPQTKVDFSVWERKNALEQAHEVQSGLWLLNQAIGSLRASVTNTALHSHIDNSLINIFRIGKVLRSLNIQECTPPAGEVSRGEETWRVSSASELLQVHVNFLRGKLQLLLSNAPVCH, via the exons ATGTTCCACAATTCAAGTCGAG gactctTTACGTTGCTGCTGATGCTGTTGGAGTGGACCAGACCAGGCCTACCGTCCCCCCTGCGGCCGATCTGTGACCTGCGGGTCCTAAAACACTTTATTGAAGAGGCCAGAGATGCCCAAGCAGCCATG CTGACTTGTAAAGAAGGATGTGGTCTTCCAGAGCCCGTCACTGTTCCCCAAACCAAAGTAGACTTCAGCGTCTGGGAGAGGAAAAAT GCACTGGAGCAAGCTCATGAGGTACAGTCTGGCCTGTGGCTGTTAAACCAGGCCATTGGCTCGCTACGAGCCTCCGTCACCAACACAGCGCTGCACAGCCACATAGACAACAGCCTCATAAACATCTTCAGAATAGGAAAGGTGCTGCGCAGCCTCAACATCCAG GAGTGCACCCCTCCAGCAGGAGAAGTgtctagaggagaggagacatggcGGGTGTCGTCTGCTTCAGAGCTGCTCCAGGTCCACGTCAACTTCCTGCGAGGCAAGCTGCAGCTCTTGCTGTCCAACGCGCCCGTCTGCCACTAG
- the LOC120030353 gene encoding ribonuclease P protein subunit p20-like codes for MAEPRSLISASIPQTPPGIIMPPADGSGTAVMMDPIEYTLRKRLPRKLPKRRNDVYVNMKTDFRAQLARCQKLLEGGGHGEICVHGLGLAINRAINIALQLQASSQGALQLAANTSTVELVDDIEPEDPDEAGEPMVRSRNNSAIHIKVFYPDPQ; via the coding sequence ATGGCAGAACCACGCAGCCTTATCTCCGCCTCCATCCCCCAGACACCCCCTGGCATCATCATGCCCCCAGCCGACGGCAGCGGCACGGCGGTGATGATGGACCCCATAGAGTACACCCTACGCAAGCGTCTCCCCAGGAAGCTGCCCAAGCGCCGCAATGACGTGTACGTCAACATGAAGACAGACTTCCGGGCCCAGCTGGCCCGCTGCCAAAAGCTGCTGGAAGGAGGAGGCCACGGAGAGATCTGTGTCCACGGTCTGGGCCTGGCCATCAACAGGGCCATCAACATTGCCCTGCAGCTCCAGGCCAGTAGCCAGGGGGCGCTACAGCTGGCAGCCAACACGTCTACAGTGGAGCTGGTGGACGATATAGAGCCTGAGGACCCTGACGAGGCGGGGGAACCCATGGTGCGCTCCCGGAATAACTCTGCTATTCATATCAAAGTGTTCTACCCAGACCCACAGTGA